From the Hallerella porci genome, the window CAAGAAAATGCTCCGGAATTTTTCCTTTCCGTCGGATTATTCCTTTTAACATTTATCGGCGCAAAATTCTTCAAAATCGGGCCCATTAAGATGATAGTTGTCTGCGCTGGATTAGGACTTCTTTTTATGAGAAATTAGGAATTGAGTGGATGGCGCGCCATCCTCTACATTTCTCATTCCTCCCTCCTAATTTCTAATTTATTCTCGTGTTTCCCATTCGCAATATCGCAATTCTCGCTCATGTAGATGCTGGCAAAACGACTTTGTCCGAGCGCATTTTGTTTTCGGCGGGCGAAGTTCGGCTCCCGGGCGATGTGGAAGATGGCCTCGCCACCATGGATTATTTACCCGAAGAACGCAAGCGGGGAATTACCATCGAATCGGGAGTTGCACACTTTGAATGGCGCAAACTTTGGTTCAATTTTATCGATACGCCGGGACATGTAGATTTTGGCGCCGAAGTCGATATGGCGCTTTCCGCAGTCGATGGCGCAGTACTCGTCATTTCCGCAGTCGAAGGCGTCGAAACGCAGACTCTTTCTGCTTGGAAAAAACTCCGCAGCAAAGGCATTCGCACTCTCATTTTCATCAACAAATTAGACAATCCGAATTGCGCATTAGACGATACGCTCATCGCTATCGAAGAACATCTCGGCGTGCGCCCCGTGCTGCTTTCTTCTCCCGAATTTTCAGAAGCAAATTCCTCCGTTTCGCAAATTCAATCCGAACTCGATGTCATTAGCGGCATGCGCCTTGTTCTCGAAAACGGCAAAGAAGAACCGCAGAAACTTTCTGCAAACGACGTCGCCCAAACCCGTTTAAACGAAATGACAAAAGAAGCGGTCGAAGCGGCCTCGGAATACGACGATGAAATCCTCGAACTTGCGCTCAACGGAGAAACGGTTCCGCCAAAAATGCTTTTGCGCGGACTTTCTGCGCTTGCGGCTGCGGACAAATATGTGCTCTGTTACGCGGGCTCAGCAAAGCAAAATTTGGGCGTTCGCAGTTTGATGACGGGGCTTTCGTTCTTCCTTCCGCCTCCGCCGAAATTTCCCAAAAAATATCTCGGCGAAGTGGTGCGGCTCAGACATTTCTCGGATTTGGGAGAAATCGCCATTTTCCGCAGCATGGCGAAACTTTCGCACGATCAAATTCCCGCGGGCTTTGCATTTTATCGGCTCAAAGCGTCCACGCTATTTCCGGTCGAAGAAATTTTCCCCGGCGACATTTATGCGCTGCGTTCCCAAAATCGTCTCGCCCTCGGTGAACTTCTCACCCTCAAAGGAAATGCGGTCAAACGCGAAATCGAAAACGCAGAATACAATTCGCTACTACAAACGCGGCTCGAATGCTTGCGCGAAAGCGATTATCATCAAGTCGCAGAAAGTTTAGATCTTCTCGCTCGAATGGATCCGTCCATTCGGATAATTTCTCGCCCCGAAGCGGGTTATTGGCTGCTTTACACCGTGGGCGAAGTCCAATTAGAAGTAGTCTTGGAACGGCTCAAACGAGAATTTGGCTGCGAAGTCCACGCCGGAAGTCCCGAAGTCTTGTGGCAAGAACGTTTAACGCAAGAATTGAAGCCCGTTGAAAATTCTTTCCAAGCGGGACCTTTTAAAGTCTCGCTTGAACTCGCTGCAAAACCGCTTCCCGAATCTGAAAAAGACATTCGCCTTTCCGGAGAA encodes:
- a CDS encoding GTP-binding protein; translated protein: MFPIRNIAILAHVDAGKTTLSERILFSAGEVRLPGDVEDGLATMDYLPEERKRGITIESGVAHFEWRKLWFNFIDTPGHVDFGAEVDMALSAVDGAVLVISAVEGVETQTLSAWKKLRSKGIRTLIFINKLDNPNCALDDTLIAIEEHLGVRPVLLSSPEFSEANSSVSQIQSELDVISGMRLVLENGKEEPQKLSANDVAQTRLNEMTKEAVEAASEYDDEILELALNGETVPPKMLLRGLSALAAADKYVLCYAGSAKQNLGVRSLMTGLSFFLPPPPKFPKKYLGEVVRLRHFSDLGEIAIFRSMAKLSHDQIPAGFAFYRLKASTLFPVEEIFPGDIYALRSQNRLALGELLTLKGNAVKREIENAEYNSLLQTRLECLRESDYHQVAESLDLLARMDPSIRIISRPEAGYWLLYTVGEVQLEVVLERLKREFGCEVHAGSPEVLWQERLTQELKPVENSFQAGPFKVSLELAAKPLPESEKDIRLSGEFLENAPHEILAGIRSALLESAQNGILGKGSLVGVEFELVRFDSECKTPIPMIKKACSDAVAKLIRPSDVVLYEPFMELSLECPAEYAGMLSGDILAREGKIVGVNGDGVMHSFVAELPLRKLFGYATAVRSGCKGRAQYSLKLLDYRKVRN